From the genome of Impatiens glandulifera chromosome 9, dImpGla2.1, whole genome shotgun sequence, one region includes:
- the LOC124914243 gene encoding ankyrin repeat-containing protein BDA1-like, whose amino-acid sequence MDTRNKKKRSVVKNVIKRAEQKIALPVVINAPPLDEEEEEDAEELNRQKRRATAGSPSTLSFRPSNAPPPPPSKPMEIEQGREQRLYEAAEESKDYMKLQRKLEFVKSILALKPELAKELDSPSLTFLHLASAKGYIEIVKSLLQVNKNMCFVLDQNGMNPLHLSATKGRVNVLRKLVEAEPEAARVKLDGGDTILHICVENNKMEALEMLVQRVGDKEFLNSFDAHGNTILHLAVANKQLEIVRFLVGNTNTEVTSQNSMGLTPIDILSHSRRHVNDLGIFESLQSRRAENNQVIAPHNSRLRIRSTNLGRKDMKPRKPSDLMLSKKQIKREWVERKRTL is encoded by the exons ATggatacaaggaacaagaagaagcgAAGCGTAGTCAAGAACGTGATCAAGCGGGCAGAACAGAAAATAGCTTTACCGGTCGTGATAAATGCGCCAccacttgatgaagaagaagaagaagatgctgaGGAACTTAACCGGCAAAAGAGAAGGGCAACCGCAGGATCTCCATCAACTCTAAGCTTCAGACCTTCTAATGCTCCACCGCCTCCACCATCGAAACCG ATGGAGATAGAACAAGGAAGAGAGCAAAGACTATATGAAGCTGCAGAAGAGAGCAAAGACTATATGAAGCTGCAAAGGAAG TTAGAATTCGTCAAATCGATACTAGCTCTCAAGCCTGAGTTGGCTAAGGAGCTCGATTCGCCAAGCTTGACATTTCTCCATCTTGCATCAGCCAAAGGGTACATAGAGATCGTGAAATCTTTGCTACAAGTAAACAAAAACATGTGTTTTGTACTTGATCAGAACGGGATGAATCCATTACACTTGTCAGCAACAAAGGGTCGTGTCAATGTTCTAAGAAAGCTCGTTGAGGCTGAACCGGAGGCAGCTAGGGTCAAACTAGATGGGGGAGACACAATCTTGCATATTTGTGTGGAGAATAACAAGATGGAGGCTTTGGAAATGTTGGTGCAAAGGGTTGGGGATAAAGAgtttttgaattcatttgatGCTCATGGTAATACTATTCTACATTTGGCTGTCGCTAATAAGCAACTTGAG ATTGTTAGATTTTTGGTTGGTAACACCAATACAGAGGTTACCTCACAAAACTCCATGGGCCTCACACCAATTGATATTTTATCTCATAGTAGAAGACATGTCAACGACTTGGGCATTTTCGAGTCTCTCCAATCTCGGAGAGCAGAAAACAATCAAGTTATTGCTCCCCATAATTCCCGGCTTCGGATTAGATCAACAAACTTAGGAAGGAAAGACATGAAGCCTCGTAAACCAAGTGACTTAATGTTGTCTAAGAAACAGATAAAACGAGAATGGGTGGAAAGAAAAAGAACTCTTTAA